One part of the Podarcis muralis chromosome 3, rPodMur119.hap1.1, whole genome shotgun sequence genome encodes these proteins:
- the UBXN2A gene encoding UBX domain-containing protein 2A isoform X1: protein MQEVNKSETLKQEWACKPRTDDQIHDGADQKGCDLFIDDLFEEAQKFGAVCTQQSQVKNRVDTTIKLWKNGFTVNDGELRSYTDVTNKRFLDSIKKGELPLELQKICDKEEVDIKVDDKKNEVYALRKPPFHPFSGQGYRLGSATPRIISKVKRDVEEIEKRKPTVVLNHSEPITSIQIWLADGTRIVQNFNISHRIWHVRDFIANYQGHQGRSPFTLTTSLPFHELLNESLTLEEANLKNAVVVQRLKKNGEPFQSLS, encoded by the exons GGCTTGCAAACCTAGAACTGATGACCAGATTCATGATGGTGCAGACCAGAAAGGCTGTGATCTTTTTATTGATGACCTTTTTGAAGAAGCACAGAAATTTGGAGCTGTATGCACGCAACAGTCTCAAGTTAAAAACAGA gTTGATACAACAATTAAATTATGGAAAAATGGGTTCACGGTGAATGATGGCGAGCTCCGAAGCTACACAGATGTTACAAACAAGCGTTTCTTGGACTCGATTAAAAAAGG GGAGCTGCCTCTTGAGTTGCAGAAGATTTGTGATAAAGAAGAGGTGGACATTAAGGTAGACGATAAGAAGAACGAGGTGTATGCTTTGAGGAAGCCACCGTTCCATCCTTTCTCTGGACAAGGCTACAGATTAGGAAG TGCCACACCAAGAATAATTTCTAAAGTAAAAAGAGATGTAGAAGAAATTGAAAAGAGAAAACCAACAGTGGTATTAAATCATTCAGAACCCATTACTAGTATCCAGATCTGGCTAGCAGATGGAACAAGGATAGTACAAAACTTTAATATTTCTCATAG AATATGGCACGTCAGAGACTTCATAGCAAATTACCAAGGACATCAAGGAAGAAGTCCTTTCACGCTGACCACATCGCTTCCTTTTCACGAGCTGCTGAACGAATCTCTCACCTTAGAGGAGGctaatttaaaaaatgctgttgTTGTTCAGAGACTTAAAAAAAATGGCGAGCCTTTTCAGAGTTTGTCCTAG
- the UBXN2A gene encoding UBX domain-containing protein 2A isoform X2, with amino-acid sequence MVQTRKAVIFLLMTFLKKHRNLELYARNSLKLKTEYVDTTIKLWKNGFTVNDGELRSYTDVTNKRFLDSIKKGELPLELQKICDKEEVDIKVDDKKNEVYALRKPPFHPFSGQGYRLGSATPRIISKVKRDVEEIEKRKPTVVLNHSEPITSIQIWLADGTRIVQNFNISHRIWHVRDFIANYQGHQGRSPFTLTTSLPFHELLNESLTLEEANLKNAVVVQRLKKNGEPFQSLS; translated from the exons ATGGTGCAGACCAGAAAGGCTGTGATCTTTTTATTGATGACCTTTTTGAAGAAGCACAGAAATTTGGAGCTGTATGCACGCAACAGTCTCAAGTTAAAAACAGAGTAT gTTGATACAACAATTAAATTATGGAAAAATGGGTTCACGGTGAATGATGGCGAGCTCCGAAGCTACACAGATGTTACAAACAAGCGTTTCTTGGACTCGATTAAAAAAGG GGAGCTGCCTCTTGAGTTGCAGAAGATTTGTGATAAAGAAGAGGTGGACATTAAGGTAGACGATAAGAAGAACGAGGTGTATGCTTTGAGGAAGCCACCGTTCCATCCTTTCTCTGGACAAGGCTACAGATTAGGAAG TGCCACACCAAGAATAATTTCTAAAGTAAAAAGAGATGTAGAAGAAATTGAAAAGAGAAAACCAACAGTGGTATTAAATCATTCAGAACCCATTACTAGTATCCAGATCTGGCTAGCAGATGGAACAAGGATAGTACAAAACTTTAATATTTCTCATAG AATATGGCACGTCAGAGACTTCATAGCAAATTACCAAGGACATCAAGGAAGAAGTCCTTTCACGCTGACCACATCGCTTCCTTTTCACGAGCTGCTGAACGAATCTCTCACCTTAGAGGAGGctaatttaaaaaatgctgttgTTGTTCAGAGACTTAAAAAAAATGGCGAGCCTTTTCAGAGTTTGTCCTAG